In Trifolium pratense cultivar HEN17-A07 linkage group LG7, ARS_RC_1.1, whole genome shotgun sequence, a genomic segment contains:
- the LOC123898820 gene encoding F-box protein CPR1-like isoform X1: MNMAVAGEADAITIIADKSQITTVNATTDSDDDKVSSISQMDSDDDKVSGNNKYIHDDLSFYILSKLPIKSLKRFGCVRKSWSILFENPNFMTMFRKHFIISSNNDDDDDSGHTFLLIHHPEMDLYRAQLHLLPRDQTFKNTLKLNLPPPFHDDDVNINILCSTSVNGIFCLNQYYRGGDANKVRFVLWNPATNEFVVLPPSPDESEPRPPDLSSYHSFHGFGYDKVRDDIKVFQYVKLDYYDYNNCPPIIFDPMFVIYSLRTNSWRIIDIDMPYWLCSSAYQGLEVYSDGMCHWVASHLTGEKCLLSFDLSEEVFFITPMDENSDFSHSTRYHLVVLNGSIALISNHESADTIFQISILGELRVRESWIKLFIIGPIPSFDWRPIGVGKEGYIFFRKKDDELAWVDLSTQIVEEIGVKGEEMNCNIGTYKESLLPIEGLNN; encoded by the coding sequence ATGAATATGGCGGTGGCGGGAGAAGCGGATGCTATCACGATCATCGCTGATAAAAGCCAAATCACAACCGTCAATGCGACCACGGATTCCGATGATGATAAGGTTAGCAGCATCAGCCAAATGGATTCCGATGATGATAAGGTTAGCGGCAACAACAAGTATATACATGATGATCTTTCATTCTACATTCTTTCGAAATTACCAATCAAATCATTGAAGCGTTTTGGATGTGTAAGAAAATCATGGTCCATTTTATTtgaaaaccctaatttcatgACAATGTTTCGTAAACATTTCATCATATCTAGtaacaatgatgatgatgatgattccgGTCATACATTTCTCCTCATACATCATCCTGAAATGGATCTCTATCGCGCACAATTGCATTTGCTCCCTCGTGATCAAACTTTCAAGAATACACTCAAATTAAATTTGCCACCTCCATTTCATGATGATGAcgttaatattaatattttgtgcTCCACTAGTGTTAACGGCATTTTTTGTCTCAATCAGTATTATCGAGGAGGAGATGCAAATAAGGTCCGATTTGTATTGTGGAATCCGGCTACCAATGAATTTGTGGTCCTTCCTCCTAGCCCTGATGAGTCGGAACCACGACCACCTGACCTGTCCTCTTATCATTCTTTTCATGGGTTTGGTTATGACAAAGTTAGAGATGACATTAAGGTGTTTCAGTATGTAAAACTTGATTACTATGATTATAACAATTGCCCACCAATAATTTTCGACCCTATGTTTGTGATATATAGTCTAAGAACTAACTCTTGGAGGATAATCGACATTGATATGCCTTATTGGCTTTGTAGTAGTGCATACCAAGGACTTGAAGTGTACTCGGATGGAATGTGTCATTGGGTAGCATCACACCTTACTGGTGAAAAGTGTTTACTTTCATTTGACTTGAGTGAGGAGGTGTTCTTTATAACACCCATGGATGAAAATTCTGATTTTTCACACTCTACAAGATATCACTTGGTGGTTTTAAATGGGTCAATTGCTTTGATCTCAAATCATGAAAGCGCCGATACTATTTTCCAAATATCAATCTTGGGTGAACTCCGTGTGAGGGAATCATGGATCAAACTCTTTATTATTGGCCCCATACCTTCCTTTGACTGGAGACCAATTGGAGTTGGAAAGGAGGGATATATTTTCTTTAGAAAAAAAGATGATGAACTAGCATGGGTTGATTTGAGCACTCAAATAGTTGAGGAGATCGGTGTTAAAGGAGAGGAAATGAATTGTAATATTGGAACTTACAAGGAAAGCCTTCTTCCAATTGAAGGTTTAAAtaattag
- the LOC123898820 gene encoding F-box protein CPR1-like isoform X2: MNMAVAGEADAITIIADKSQITTVNATTDSDDDKVSSISQMDSDDDKYYRGGDANKVRFVLWNPATNEFVVLPPSPDESEPRPPDLSSYHSFHGFGYDKVRDDIKVFQYVKLDYYDYNNCPPIIFDPMFVIYSLRTNSWRIIDIDMPYWLCSSAYQGLEVYSDGMCHWVASHLTGEKCLLSFDLSEEVFFITPMDENSDFSHSTRYHLVVLNGSIALISNHESADTIFQISILGELRVRESWIKLFIIGPIPSFDWRPIGVGKEGYIFFRKKDDELAWVDLSTQIVEEIGVKGEEMNCNIGTYKESLLPIEGLNN, translated from the exons ATGAATATGGCGGTGGCGGGAGAAGCGGATGCTATCACGATCATCGCTGATAAAAGCCAAATCACAACCGTCAATGCGACCACGGATTCCGATGATGATAAGGTTAGCAGCATCAGCCAAATGGATTCCGATGATGATAAG TATTATCGAGGAGGAGATGCAAATAAGGTCCGATTTGTATTGTGGAATCCGGCTACCAATGAATTTGTGGTCCTTCCTCCTAGCCCTGATGAGTCGGAACCACGACCACCTGACCTGTCCTCTTATCATTCTTTTCATGGGTTTGGTTATGACAAAGTTAGAGATGACATTAAGGTGTTTCAGTATGTAAAACTTGATTACTATGATTATAACAATTGCCCACCAATAATTTTCGACCCTATGTTTGTGATATATAGTCTAAGAACTAACTCTTGGAGGATAATCGACATTGATATGCCTTATTGGCTTTGTAGTAGTGCATACCAAGGACTTGAAGTGTACTCGGATGGAATGTGTCATTGGGTAGCATCACACCTTACTGGTGAAAAGTGTTTACTTTCATTTGACTTGAGTGAGGAGGTGTTCTTTATAACACCCATGGATGAAAATTCTGATTTTTCACACTCTACAAGATATCACTTGGTGGTTTTAAATGGGTCAATTGCTTTGATCTCAAATCATGAAAGCGCCGATACTATTTTCCAAATATCAATCTTGGGTGAACTCCGTGTGAGGGAATCATGGATCAAACTCTTTATTATTGGCCCCATACCTTCCTTTGACTGGAGACCAATTGGAGTTGGAAAGGAGGGATATATTTTCTTTAGAAAAAAAGATGATGAACTAGCATGGGTTGATTTGAGCACTCAAATAGTTGAGGAGATCGGTGTTAAAGGAGAGGAAATGAATTGTAATATTGGAACTTACAAGGAAAGCCTTCTTCCAATTGAAGGTTTAAAtaattag